From a region of the Rhodococcus sp. 4CII genome:
- a CDS encoding oxidoreductase, whose amino-acid sequence MAKTWLVTGSSRGFGRELVTTILAAGDNVVATARRPEQLNDLVDAFGDRVRTVALDVTDAAAARAAVATAVDELGSLDVVVNNAGYANSVPIEEMDDEDFRQQIDANFFGVVNVTRAALPILREQRSGSFVQFSSVGGRVGGTPGLGAYQAAKFAVEGFSEVLAAEVKPFGVRVLIVEPGAFRTDWQGSSMQRRSVGPDYEATVGAMNRYREDTDGTQAGDPTRAARVIMDVVAAEDAPLRLLLGAGAVDLAEKSSRERAAEAQRWADVSRAADFPAGA is encoded by the coding sequence ATGGCCAAGACCTGGCTCGTCACCGGAAGCTCACGCGGTTTCGGCAGGGAACTCGTGACAACAATCCTCGCCGCCGGCGACAACGTCGTCGCCACCGCACGGCGACCCGAGCAGCTGAACGACCTGGTCGACGCGTTCGGCGACCGGGTTCGGACGGTCGCCCTGGACGTCACCGACGCCGCGGCCGCCCGTGCCGCCGTCGCGACGGCCGTCGACGAGTTGGGGAGCCTCGACGTGGTGGTGAACAATGCCGGCTACGCCAACAGTGTCCCGATCGAGGAAATGGACGACGAGGACTTCCGGCAGCAGATCGACGCCAACTTCTTCGGCGTCGTCAACGTCACCCGCGCCGCACTGCCGATCCTGCGCGAGCAACGCAGCGGCAGCTTCGTGCAGTTCTCCTCCGTCGGAGGTCGCGTCGGCGGCACGCCGGGGCTGGGCGCCTATCAGGCCGCGAAATTCGCCGTCGAGGGATTCTCCGAAGTCCTGGCCGCGGAGGTGAAGCCGTTCGGTGTGCGGGTGCTCATCGTGGAACCGGGAGCGTTTCGCACCGACTGGCAGGGTTCGTCGATGCAGCGCCGTTCCGTCGGTCCCGACTACGAGGCGACCGTCGGCGCGATGAACCGCTACCGGGAGGACACCGACGGCACCCAGGCCGGCGACCCGACCCGGGCCGCCCGGGTGATCATGGATGTGGTTGCCGCCGAGGACGCGCCGCTGCGACTACTGCTCGGGGCAGGCGCCGTCGACCTGGCCGAGAAGTCGTCCCGCGAACGCGCCGCCGAGGCCCAGCGGTGGGCCGACGTCAGCCGCGCCGCGGACTTTCCCGCCGGCGCCTGA
- a CDS encoding ABC transporter ATP-binding protein has translation MTELTPAEFAATPEEHARLAEGALVRADGVVAGYIPGVNILRECNFFLREGEIVGIIGPNGAGKSTLLKSLFGLIPVREGAVTLRGEDITSQPAHVLVQKGVGYVPQTQNVFPSLTIEENLEMGMYLRPKLFAERFTFVGDLFPLLAERKKVKAGALSGGERQMVAMGRALMMDPSVLLLDEPSAGLSPMFQDEVFIRCKKINAAGVSVIMVEQNARRCLQICDRGYVLDQGRNAYTDSGPNLMHDPKVIELYLGTLAGSQEKK, from the coding sequence ATGACCGAACTGACCCCAGCGGAATTCGCGGCCACCCCCGAGGAGCATGCCCGGCTCGCCGAGGGTGCCCTCGTCCGCGCGGACGGAGTGGTCGCCGGCTACATCCCCGGCGTCAACATCCTGCGTGAATGCAACTTCTTCCTGCGCGAGGGGGAGATCGTCGGCATCATCGGCCCCAACGGCGCCGGAAAATCCACGCTCCTGAAGTCGTTGTTCGGGCTGATCCCGGTCCGGGAGGGCGCCGTGACCCTGCGCGGCGAGGACATCACGTCCCAGCCGGCCCACGTCCTCGTCCAGAAGGGCGTCGGCTACGTCCCGCAGACGCAGAACGTCTTTCCGTCGCTCACCATCGAGGAGAACCTCGAGATGGGGATGTATTTGCGCCCCAAGCTCTTCGCCGAACGGTTCACATTCGTCGGCGACCTGTTCCCACTGCTCGCCGAGCGGAAGAAGGTGAAGGCGGGCGCACTGTCCGGCGGCGAACGCCAGATGGTCGCGATGGGTCGCGCGCTGATGATGGACCCGTCGGTGCTGCTGCTCGACGAGCCGTCCGCCGGGCTGTCCCCGATGTTCCAGGACGAGGTGTTCATCCGCTGCAAGAAGATCAACGCGGCGGGCGTCTCGGTGATCATGGTGGAACAGAACGCCCGCCGGTGTCTGCAGATCTGCGACCGCGGGTACGTCCTGGACCAGGGCCGCAACGCCTACACCGACTCCGGTCCCAACCTGATGCACGACCCGAAGGTGATCGAACTGTACCTCGGGACCCTGGCGGGAAGTCAGGAGAAGAAGTAG
- a CDS encoding DUF4185 domain-containing protein: MPIPGSTTTPAATFVTEVTGTATRRWRVHGTDLGCPVRLADGSVAFFFGDTFSSPGRGPRGWRSPVMLRSTTTDLRGGIGFISAAGGRTAREILPNAHDVRELPDRDSPGSEFTVVPADAVTIGDRTYLSVVSVHSWGSADWPTNFTYLACTDDCGETWHRTDARWDNRGGSLDQLWTMERRDGYVYVISSTFDRDNPRGMILRRVPESHILDPAAYEDWGWDPATNWAWGQSATPILPGPVGEMCLRNIEGIWVLAYFDPAAYAIVTRIAERIDGPWSPPTVQVAGGDWGAADGTWAQIYGGYIHPASTVDDLHLLVSQWNTTTGDPYRVLQFRTRLDLR, from the coding sequence GTGCCCATCCCGGGCAGCACGACCACACCGGCAGCCACCTTCGTCACGGAGGTCACCGGCACGGCGACGCGGCGATGGCGTGTGCACGGTACCGACCTGGGCTGTCCCGTGCGCCTGGCCGACGGCAGCGTCGCGTTCTTCTTCGGCGACACGTTCAGCTCACCCGGCCGAGGGCCCCGTGGGTGGCGCAGTCCCGTCATGTTGCGTTCCACCACAACCGATCTCCGCGGTGGGATCGGGTTCATCTCCGCCGCGGGCGGCAGGACGGCGCGGGAGATCCTCCCCAACGCCCACGACGTTCGCGAACTCCCCGACCGGGATTCGCCGGGCAGTGAGTTCACCGTCGTTCCCGCGGACGCCGTCACGATCGGCGACCGGACGTATCTGTCCGTCGTCAGTGTGCACTCGTGGGGGTCTGCCGACTGGCCGACGAACTTCACCTATCTCGCCTGCACAGACGACTGCGGCGAGACGTGGCACCGGACCGACGCCCGCTGGGACAACCGCGGCGGCTCGCTCGACCAGCTGTGGACGATGGAACGGCGCGACGGCTACGTGTACGTGATCTCCAGTACGTTCGACCGCGACAATCCGCGGGGGATGATCCTGCGACGGGTCCCCGAATCGCACATCCTCGATCCGGCGGCCTACGAGGACTGGGGCTGGGATCCCGCCACGAACTGGGCCTGGGGACAATCCGCGACACCAATCCTGCCGGGACCCGTCGGGGAAATGTGCCTGCGGAACATCGAGGGCATCTGGGTCCTCGCGTACTTCGATCCCGCCGCGTACGCGATCGTCACCCGCATCGCTGAGCGTATCGACGGTCCGTGGTCGCCACCGACCGTGCAGGTCGCCGGCGGCGACTGGGGTGCAGCGGACGGAACGTGGGCGCAGATCTACGGCGGTTACATCCATCCCGCCTCGACGGTGGACGACCTGCATCTACTTGTGTCGCAATGGAACACGACCACCGGAGATCCCTACCGCGTTCTCCAGTTCAGAACCCGGCTGGACCTGCGGTAG
- a CDS encoding carboxymuconolactone decarboxylase family protein — protein MKARMTNPAMIVPDAMTALLALGKATAKANVPPVTHALVHLRSSQINGCSVCVDMHARELEKEGETNERIFAVAAWRETPYFTDAERAALALAESMTRLSDRADAVPDHVWDEATRHYDEEALAALVLSIATVNLWNRLNAATRQVAGAQW, from the coding sequence ATGAAAGCCCGGATGACCAATCCCGCCATGATCGTTCCCGACGCCATGACGGCACTCCTCGCACTGGGGAAGGCGACCGCGAAGGCCAACGTGCCGCCGGTGACCCACGCGCTCGTGCACTTGCGGTCGAGTCAGATCAACGGCTGCAGCGTGTGCGTGGACATGCATGCGCGCGAACTGGAGAAGGAGGGGGAGACCAACGAGCGGATCTTCGCGGTGGCGGCGTGGCGGGAGACGCCGTACTTCACCGACGCCGAACGCGCGGCCCTGGCACTGGCCGAGTCGATGACCCGGTTGAGCGATCGCGCGGACGCGGTCCCCGACCACGTGTGGGACGAGGCCACCCGGCACTACGACGAGGAGGCGCTCGCGGCGCTGGTCCTGTCGATCGCCACCGTGAACCTGTGGAACCGCCTCAACGCCGCCACCCGACAGGTCGCGGGCGCGCAGTGGTAG
- a CDS encoding TetR family transcriptional regulator, protein MVRDAEATKKRLLDAAAAEFAEFGIAGARVDRIALAAKANKSMIYAYFGDKGELFDAVFAAHVVAFTERVRFDATDLPGYAGRSFDLYEDNPATLRLATWYQLERPDGEPLQVVVASNRQKLADIERAQRDGVLPTRFEPVELLAVVRSVAMAWHTQTPELGASAPADRARRRQVVVDSVRRLVAA, encoded by the coding sequence ATGGTGCGCGACGCAGAGGCAACGAAGAAGCGGCTCCTCGACGCGGCGGCGGCCGAGTTCGCCGAGTTCGGCATCGCCGGGGCCCGGGTCGACCGCATCGCGCTGGCCGCCAAGGCCAACAAGTCGATGATCTATGCCTACTTCGGCGACAAGGGCGAACTGTTCGACGCCGTCTTCGCCGCTCACGTGGTGGCCTTCACCGAGCGGGTGCGGTTCGACGCCACCGACCTCCCCGGCTACGCGGGACGCTCCTTCGACCTGTACGAGGACAACCCGGCGACGCTCCGGCTCGCCACCTGGTACCAACTCGAGCGTCCCGACGGTGAGCCGCTGCAGGTGGTGGTGGCGTCCAACCGGCAGAAGCTCGCCGACATCGAGCGTGCGCAGAGAGACGGGGTGCTGCCCACCCGATTCGAGCCCGTGGAACTGCTCGCCGTCGTCCGGTCCGTCGCGATGGCCTGGCACACGCAGACACCGGAACTCGGCGCGTCGGCCCCCGCGGACCGGGCCCGCCGACGGCAGGTGGTCGTCGACTCCGTGCGGCGTCTCGTCGCCGCCTGA
- a CDS encoding SRPBCC family protein, which produces MELGTVTFTYDGRVALRFQQALSHSPEKVWRVLTDPQYLKAWFPADVEFDLTPGAELVFRVTPEQVRRFGLPADQTTTGTVISVHPAHILEYLWDAETLHWELVPDGSGGCWLTLTHTVEEEESAYAHAAGWHAGLEVVEAQLDGREVDWSPWDRADELASSYRKTS; this is translated from the coding sequence ATGGAGCTCGGCACCGTCACATTCACCTACGACGGGCGGGTAGCCCTTCGATTCCAGCAAGCGCTCTCGCACTCGCCGGAGAAGGTGTGGCGTGTTCTCACCGACCCGCAGTACCTGAAGGCCTGGTTCCCCGCCGACGTCGAATTCGATCTCACTCCTGGCGCGGAGCTCGTGTTCCGGGTCACTCCGGAGCAGGTGCGCCGATTCGGACTTCCTGCAGATCAGACCACCACCGGGACGGTCATCTCGGTTCATCCCGCACATATCCTCGAGTACCTGTGGGACGCCGAGACGCTGCACTGGGAACTCGTTCCCGACGGCAGCGGCGGTTGCTGGCTGACACTCACCCACACCGTCGAGGAAGAAGAATCCGCCTACGCACACGCCGCCGGCTGGCATGCCGGCCTCGAAGTGGTCGAGGCTCAGCTCGACGGCCGCGAGGTCGACTGGTCGCCGTGGGATCGCGCCGACGAACTCGCCTCGTCGTATCGCAAGACGTCCTGA
- a CDS encoding ANTAR domain-containing response regulator: MVAMNAPQQQGVPSQPRRVVVAEDEALIRLDLVEMLREEGYDVVGEAGDGQEAVDLAVELKPDLVIMDVKMPRRDGIDAASEIAAKRIAPVVILTAFSQRELVERARDAGAMAYLVKPFSTADLVPAVELAASRFKEVTALEREISDLSERLETRKIVERAKGVLMEKQSLTEPEAFKWIQRAAMDRRSTMKAVAQVVLETLGGEAPAG; encoded by the coding sequence ATGGTGGCCATGAACGCTCCCCAGCAGCAAGGTGTGCCGTCGCAGCCGCGACGGGTCGTGGTGGCCGAGGACGAGGCGCTGATCAGGCTCGATCTCGTCGAGATGCTGCGGGAAGAGGGCTACGACGTGGTCGGTGAGGCGGGCGACGGGCAGGAAGCGGTCGATCTGGCGGTGGAGCTCAAACCCGACCTCGTGATCATGGACGTGAAGATGCCCCGCCGGGACGGCATCGACGCGGCGTCGGAGATCGCGGCGAAACGCATTGCGCCCGTGGTCATTCTCACAGCGTTCAGCCAGCGCGAGCTGGTGGAGCGGGCGCGCGACGCCGGGGCGATGGCGTATCTGGTCAAGCCGTTCTCCACGGCCGACCTGGTGCCTGCGGTCGAATTGGCAGCCAGCCGGTTCAAGGAGGTGACCGCGCTCGAGCGGGAGATCTCCGATTTGTCCGAGCGTCTGGAGACCCGCAAGATCGTCGAGCGGGCCAAAGGCGTGTTGATGGAGAAGCAGTCGCTGACCGAGCCCGAAGCGTTCAAGTGGATCCAGCGCGCCGCGATGGACCGCAGGTCGACCATGAAGGCGGTCGCGCAGGTGGTCCTCGAAACACTCGGTGGGGAAGCCCCTGCCGGCTGA
- a CDS encoding ABC transporter substrate-binding protein, giving the protein MAKRTLVRAAAVLGAASLALAGCSSDSGDDSASGSGSSASATTVSTDCTPEQATAAGAPSTAPLKIGTLLPDTGSLSFLGPPMVAGTQLGVNDVNAAGGVLGQPVQLIPGDSGDTTTDTANTTVDRELAAGTQVIIGAASSSVSLKVIDKVSSAGVVMFSPANTSDQFVCYPDKGQYFRTAPTDVLQAQAVSQLISDDGGQRVSILALNDPYGTGLADNIQKNLVDAGIPGDQIQKIIYDPNAQSFNSEVDQVKDFAPDAVAVVGFEESAKIITRMHEVGIGPSDGMKVYGVDGNMGNALGESVAAPLLDGMQGTTPLTDVGPAFQDRLKAINPGLIDFNYAGESYDAVVISALAAEAGKSTAGRDIAANINAVTEGGTPCTSYQECLPLVQAGTDIDYNGITGKLDFAAAGEPSIGSYGKLKFGADNKLTTEGYIVVGG; this is encoded by the coding sequence ATGGCTAAACGGACCCTCGTGCGGGCGGCCGCGGTTCTCGGCGCGGCATCTCTCGCACTGGCAGGTTGTAGTTCGGACAGTGGCGACGACTCCGCGAGCGGGAGTGGCAGCTCTGCCTCGGCCACCACCGTCTCCACCGACTGCACTCCCGAACAAGCGACGGCAGCGGGGGCACCGTCCACCGCGCCCCTGAAGATCGGCACCCTGCTTCCCGACACGGGAAGTCTCTCCTTCCTCGGACCGCCGATGGTGGCGGGCACCCAGCTCGGTGTCAACGACGTCAACGCCGCCGGTGGGGTTCTCGGTCAGCCCGTCCAACTGATTCCCGGCGACTCGGGCGACACCACCACCGACACCGCGAACACCACGGTGGACCGGGAACTGGCCGCGGGCACCCAGGTGATCATCGGCGCGGCGTCGTCGTCGGTGTCGCTGAAGGTCATCGACAAGGTATCGAGCGCCGGCGTCGTGATGTTCTCCCCGGCCAACACGTCCGACCAGTTCGTCTGTTACCCGGACAAGGGCCAGTACTTCCGCACCGCGCCCACCGACGTGCTGCAGGCTCAGGCTGTGTCACAGCTCATTTCGGACGACGGCGGCCAGCGAGTGTCCATCCTGGCGCTCAACGACCCGTACGGAACCGGGCTCGCCGACAATATCCAGAAGAACCTGGTCGACGCCGGCATCCCCGGGGACCAGATCCAGAAGATCATCTACGACCCCAATGCTCAGTCCTTCAACTCCGAGGTCGATCAGGTCAAGGACTTCGCACCCGACGCCGTCGCCGTGGTCGGATTCGAGGAGTCGGCGAAGATCATCACCCGCATGCACGAGGTGGGCATCGGCCCGTCCGACGGCATGAAGGTCTACGGCGTGGACGGCAACATGGGTAACGCGCTCGGCGAATCGGTCGCCGCACCGCTGCTCGACGGCATGCAGGGCACCACGCCCCTCACCGACGTCGGTCCCGCCTTCCAGGATCGCCTCAAGGCCATCAACCCGGGGTTGATCGACTTCAACTACGCCGGTGAGTCGTACGACGCCGTGGTCATCTCCGCGCTCGCCGCGGAGGCCGGAAAATCGACGGCGGGGCGCGACATCGCGGCCAACATCAACGCCGTCACCGAGGGTGGCACCCCGTGCACGTCGTACCAGGAGTGCCTGCCGCTCGTGCAGGCCGGAACGGACATCGACTACAACGGCATCACCGGCAAGCTCGACTTCGCCGCTGCAGGCGAGCCGTCCATCGGTTCGTACGGCAAGCTGAAGTTCGGCGCCGACAACAAGCTGACGACGGAGGGATACATCGTCGTCGGCGGATGA